One Theropithecus gelada isolate Dixy chromosome 3, Tgel_1.0, whole genome shotgun sequence genomic window carries:
- the STMP1 gene encoding short transmembrane mitochondrial protein 1, with the protein MLQFLLGFTLGNVVGMYLAQNYDIPNLAKKLEEIKKDLDAKKKPPSA; encoded by the exons ATGCTCCAGTTCCTG CTTGGATTTACATTGGGCAACGTGGTTGGAATGTATCTGGCTCAGAACTATGAC ataCCAAACCTGGCTaaaaaacttgaagaaattaaaaaggacttGGATGCCAAGAAGAAACCCCCTAGTGCATGA